One Gossypium hirsutum isolate 1008001.06 chromosome A08, Gossypium_hirsutum_v2.1, whole genome shotgun sequence genomic window, GAATATTAATAGTTAGATGTTGTGTGTTtcatcatatttatttatatttccaAGTAGAGAAGCAAGAATAGGAGTCCCGTCCCATTAAAGGTGAAACTGATGACTATAGTCGAAAAAGAAGGCCAAGGCAAAGCCACTATGCATTAGGCTACGAGAAATGAAGCATCTGAATTCTGAATTGGGAAAAAAGGTGGATTGAAGAGACTAATACAAGATAAAAAGGCTACCTTCTCAGGATGAAGATAAACCTTGTCGCGAAATACAAGTACAACACCTGCCTCATCTAAAACCCGTGCAAAAGCAATGGCCTCATTCAGAGATCTAGCAACGTCCATGCTCTTGCAGGCTTCAAGTAGCTCCGAGTAGCCTATCACCTCTTTGCCTTCCATTTCTAGTTTTGTCTTGAGTGATTCCACGTTAACCAGCCTCATCAACTTCTTAGCCTCCGCGAATGTTAGGTTCTCTAGTCCTCCTGCACTTTTGGAATCAGAGATTGCATTGACATCAGAAGATGAACAATATATCCAAAAAATTTTACCGCGGAATGCTGGACTGGTTCTCACTATCATTCCCTCCATCATCTACGGACTCTGAGGGGAAGGCAGAGGTCTCCTTCCAACTGCTACAGATATGCTCTGCTTCAAAGCATCGCACCGCCCCAACCTCCTCCACATGCTAATGTATGTAAGAATCTatgtttttctattaattttgagTGATTAAAAACCAAACCATAGATGTAGCGGGGTTCTTAATTAGTTTCTCTGCTCCTGTTTGTCAACTCTTAGGATTTCTCCATAACGGATCTACAAAATCTAGCTtctaaaaagagaagaaaaatcctacacctaatgaaaaagaaaaaaaccttatAAAGAAAATTCCATTCTAGGCAAGTTTTTTATAGGGTGGTGAGAAAAGGTAGGTAGAACCTACGGTGGAAAGAGAGACCATGGAAAGCTTCTTCCTGTCATAGACGATAGTCTCATTTGCGTTTTTTTCACGTATCAAATAATTGggtaaattttagtttaattaaatttaaggctttcaaaattcttttattattgtttattctAGATGTGAGATGATTTCTACAGTATAAAATGCGATCATTTCATTAATATGTTTCCCAAGCTAAATTATGTTatcattaaaagttaaatttataattatattatcagaAAATTCATAACAAGAAAGTCATTTTAGccatccattttttattttatttttacatattttagtttttgaactcacattttttgtcaaatcactctaAAATCAATGAAAAATTAAGTTTTGATAACTTTGATGATGTGTTATACACATAAATTGCCACATTAATAATATgtcaacattttataattttaataatttttaattttaaaaataatttttataattttttttaattttaaaatttatgtaaatGCACTAACAaggtaaaaaaacaaaaaaaagaggttaattttttatttatttaaaaatgatttaataataaatgtaaatttaaatgtttttgtCAAGTTAGAGGGCTGTCATCATTACTAAAAAGAAACGTATAGTATAAGGACCTCATATAGAATTTGACCAAAAACTAATACATATCTAAAGCAAGTTAAAAGAAAGATTCTCGGATTTTCTCTCTCTATCTCCCAATTCTCAAAACCCTGATTATAGTTTTGTTGATTTCCCTTTTTGATTCATCATTCGAAGCTTGCCAATTGACAACAGTAATCTCCCTCGAAGAATCATCAAGGTTCCTCTTTCTATCTTCCTCCTATCATTCTCGATTTTCCCGATTTGTTTGTTTCCCGAGATTCCTCGATAACATCTTGGttcttttacttttgtttttcaGTTTCTTCGTTCCTAAAGTTTTGTTTAGTAACTCAAGTTTTTCTGGCTGTGATGAATCAAAATCCTCAGCTATTTATTTTATGATCGTCCTCTGATATTGAAGAAAGCATTACCTCTTTTTCTTcgttgtttaaattttgtttatttttcttgctttAATTTGACATTAATTTGCGCTAACATTATGTTTGTTTGCCTTTTTCTTGTTTTTAGGTTTTAGCTTTTAGGGACATAGCTCCCCAGGCTCCTACGCACattttaattattccaaaatCAAAGGATGGCCTAACTGGTTTGTCTAAGGTACAAGTTATTTTGTCCTCACGACTAACTGAGCAGTAAACATTTATGCCCTCTATCATAGAGGAAACTACAATTGTGGCTGGgtattaatttggaaaaaaagtATGGAGTATTGTTAAAAGAATGCTGCTCaagttttgttaatttgattTGCCTGTTGTGTTTTGCTCACTCTTGATGCTATATAAGgaaaagaaagagaaggaaaTGGGAGtgaaattaaatggaaattgtatCAAGAAATTCTGGTGGTAGAGACTAAGAGAGTATTAGTGATTATAAGAAGGTGGggaactaaaagaacatcaatgCTGAGGAAAACCTTAAAACTTGATATGCTAGTATTGATAGCTATAGGCCATAAATCCATGAGATAAATTGAGCTTCTAAATATATCCGTAcaatggaaaaccctaataaaaCCTTAAAGCAATATCCATTATTCATCCTTGTTGGAAGAAATTGTCTTTAGAGTTAAATTGCATGTACCCCTCCTTCCTTAAGTCAAAATAGATGACCTTCCCAATGAACAGAAAGTATGTCATCGATCTAGAATTTAAAAGCTCATCAGCAAGTTATTTCAATCCATCAACTTATTGCAATCAGTAAAACACTTGTAAGGTGTGTGTAATGAAAAGACATAAGGCTCAAAGATGTCCGATGAAATAATTTAGTGTTAGAATTTGCAATTTGTGTATCCAAGGCTTGTTCATTTGTTTTCAATGTCATAATCATGTTTAAGGTGTCATgtatttattataagttttgacattttaaaataattggtGTTATATTGATTTTGATATGCTTTGTGCTTGTGTAATATTGTGTTTTAGCTATTTTTCTTGTGTCGTGTACAATATTAACAGGTCTGTTTAGAATCTCTACTTTTGCCCATAAATTTTGTCCTAGTCTTGTTTTATTATGTGAACTTTTTGATGTTGAACTAAAGTATCCAAGtctttattgaattaaattaaattatcgtTCTTATTTGAAAATTACTCCCAACTCATTTAAAATTCTTTtgcccatatatatatttttataattttgctcTTTTATAATTTGCAATAAAGTAGTCAGTTTATGTTATGGAGGGAGTTCCATCTTAATTCTAATTTGTACTTACAAGAATAGCGTTACAAAAAAGCTACAAAAAGCATGAGCAAGACAGTGAGTGTTTGATGGGTAATGGGGAGTTGAGGGTGACGTGGGTGTTTGAGCACCAGAGTGAAAATGGTAGTCAGCGACGGTGTTAAGTGAGAGTATTGGTTTGGTGGCGGTGAGTTACTGAGAATCTTTTTGAAGATCAAACTATTTTCTTCTCTGATAAACTTTCTCTCCACccttttttctctctattttgaaCAATATTACTTCCCGCACCAAAAAAATTCTTTGGCCAATTAGTGTTTCTAAAATAAAGATTTCTCCCTTTCAACCGCAGACaaatgtatatttataatttataattctgtaaacattctctttttcttttttgtagatttaataactaaataatggaaataatattagtaaacaataaaatgtatatttataatttcagGTATGAATATGTACTTAGACTGTCTTTTTATTTCATCTCTTTTTAGTTTCTGATATATGCTTCTTTTTACTAACATTCTCATTGGATATTTGTCAGCTTTTTCGGTTTTCAGATTCAAAGAATAACTGTTTCGTTCCGTTGAAATTATGGATCTGTGCGGTTTTTTGTAGTTTATTTATCTTGGTACtatatgttttttgtttttgaattgtcTGTTTCGCTTTGCTCATATTGTATCTATCTTgctttatatttgttatttttccttCGCAAAATACTGTTGgggtttctgtttgtttctcgtCTACGTTCGTGAGGTAGAGAAATTCTAAGTTTTCTCTTTCGTTTCTATTTTGTGTGTTTTTTGAAATCCCCGATTGAGGGTACTTTTGGTGGCTATGGTTTTGGTGTTGGTGCTCGCGATTCTTTCGGCATTCACatgtattttttactttttttaaaatttttatgaattacatatatatttgaatttctttaatttttttttttatatttggcagGCTACATTAGAGTAAAAGATGACAGTGATGGAAACTTTAAACCCATGCACCGAATATAACCAGCAGTAAAAGAAGTCAGTCAATTACTGAATTATAGTGGGTTTGTTTTTTAGGCCTCGGTGAAGGGTTTCTTTTTTAGTGTTGTGTGGGGACAGTCTCGTCTGGTTGTTTTAGTTTCAGTTCTGCTGGGCTGGATTGGATTCTGCTGTGTGGGTTTTTTGTGAAGGGTTTGAGACCTTTTTTCATCTGGTTCGGGATTTTTCCCTTCCGGTTGAGAGATTTTATGCCCTGGTTCAGCTTATTTTAGGCTCCTATTCTTATCATTTATATTTTTGTCATTATAGTTCCTTTTCCAAATAACATGACACTAGTTCCATTCTGTTTCTTTCCATGTTTCAAATCTATGGATCTCATTCTGTttgttctttttgtttgtttcctTTGTTCTTTCGTGAGATAGATGCCTAATTTGTCTCCTCCTGTAGATGCATATTGCAATGCAAACCAAGAACGAACGGTTCAATCAGAGCGAGTTTCGGGTTTGGTGAGCGTCAAATGCGCCGTCGCTTCGACTCCTAGAGTCTGGAAAATCGTCGTCAATCCTGTAAGTGTAGAAAATCTTTCTTGTTTTTGCCTAGCAGAATAATTTTTGTAATATCCGCTGAGCAGAATACTTTTCCTCTCTGTTTTTAGTTGATATAttcttcttttcttgtttttgcTTAGCAGAGTAATTTTGGGGTTTGGTGTTTTTGAGCCTGAATCACGATTAGATTTTGgcttttcatttatatttttgtcATTATAGTTACTTTTCCAATTAACATGACACTAGTTCTATTGCTCCCAACACTGAAGAAAATATCtatattaagatttttttaatattcgcTGAGCAGAATAATTTTCCTCTCTGTTTTTAGTTAATATAttcttcttttcttgtttttgcTTAGTAGAATAATTTTGTGGTTTGGTTTTTTTGGGCCCAAATCACGCTTAGATTTCGGCTTATCATTTATATTTTTGTCATTatagttcattttccaaataacATTACACTAGTTCCTTTGCTCTCAGAACTCAGGACAGtatctttataatatttttgtaatttctgcTTAGCAGAATACTATTCCTCTGTTTTTAGTTGACATATTCTTCTTTTTGCTAATATGTTCAGTGGTTTTTATTAAGATTGGTTAATGAATCATTATGGGCCTCGGGGAAGTGTTTCTGGGATTCATTAGTtaaaatttgttcaatttttttaaaaaacgaaatttttatttttaataaaaatattagttaaaattttaaacatttcaacactttttaaattttaatgaattataaatattttgaatttttaaaataattttaatttatttgacaaGAAAATTTAAcactgatttaaaatttaaaatagatacaTTACATAGCTTCTAACGTCTCTCTAAATTCTTGATGAGAGACACTTCTTTCTCCTCTAAATTGTGTCTCCTCTGTTTCCCTTTATTCTTACTTTtgccttttttattattatttttttattttctcgtCCTCCCTTTCTTTACTTCACAGATTCTATTGGGgtctctttcaattttttttcctgaCCTCTCTTTTTTAACTTGTGTAAACGCATGCTGAAATAAAGTACTTGCTACAACAGGATATTGAAATCCCCTTCTTCATCAAATTGTGATTTCAGGTATGATTTTCTGTTCTactaactttccttttccatgtCTTTTTAAGTTTCAGACCTATGTGTATCTTTTATTTCTGCGGGTATTGTGGTTGTTATCTCTGTTTTAGTTTTCAGATTTATggtgcttctttttttttttttagtgtttttgttATACGTTTCGATGTTCAGCCTTATGAAACACATCTTATATTTGTCATTTTAAATCTTTCGATGTCATCATTTTTTTGATAGTTTATTGTCTgtcatgtgttttattttttttttctgattgtTTGTTTCCCTTTGTTTTGAAGGAGATTTTCTTGCAAATCCTTGAATAACCGAATCCTATTTATGAGATTTTATAGCGAAGATATGTTTCTAATATTATGCACGTTAattagaaggaaaaagaaaatagaacttCAAGTAGTTGTGTTTTTGTTTTGCACTTATCGCCTTACAGAAAAGTGTATCTAGATGCACCAGGTGTGCATGTGTGATCAAATGTACTTTTCCCTAATGGCTCTAGGGTGCTTTTATCATTTGGCGCCGAGGTGGAATTGCTAGGCATAAACCTTTGACATTGAAGGTTGCAATACCTTGGTTGATGCTCAATACTATGTTCCAAATTGTATTGAATTTTATGTTTCCACTATGTTCATTTATTTCTGCATGCTTGTTATTAAGTTGATCTTGCATGGTTTTTTTATTATAGTACAAAATGTTTAATCACTGAATGCAATCTGGATTGTAGTAGACTTGAAAGTTGTTAATAGGAAGATTGATTAACTTTTCTACTTGAGAAGATTCCCCTTAGACTTGAAAGATGGATCTCATTATGTTTGTTCTTTTTGATTGTTTCCTGTGTTCTTTCGTGAGATAGATACCTAATTTTTCTCTTCCTGTAGATGCATATTGCGATGCAAACCAAGAACGAACGGTTCAATCAGAGCGAGTTTCGGGTTTGGGGAGCGTCAAAGTCGCCGGCGCTTCGGCTCCTAAAGTGTGGAAAATCGGCGTCAATCGTGTAACTGTAGAAAATCTTTTCTTGTTTTTGCCTAGCagaataatttttgtatttttagctGAGCAGAATACTTTTCCTCTCTGTTATTCTTCATTCATCTCTCTCACCTTCGGTTCTCCCTTTGTTCTCTTCCCTTTTCCCCTTTTTtctactaattttctttttctctcttccttGTTTATTGTCCTTTCTAACAAACCGCTGCCGCTGCCTCCACACACTTTCCAGCGTCTTACCTCCGATCAGGCCAGCTTCCTTCCcatcattcaaaatttaaatcctcAAATATATCTATCCAATCCATTGCTCCCCATTTCTTCGGTGATTCTCTCTCACTCTCGGTCTCTTTTCAACGTTTTCCTGTTATTCTTTTTTAGCTTTGGGTATCCACAGGCCAAAAACACACACGCTATAGTAGGAAGAGAGTTTTCGTGAGAGAAACCCTAAGTTTTCTCTGGCGTTTctggtttttgtgatttttgaatTTCGCTGCTTAAACGGAGACTCATTTCAGGtatcaatttcttttttagtttcaGCACCATGCTTTTTTACTTGTATTTCAGTGGGTTTTTCTTAGGGTTTTTGGTCTTCAGCTTTAGAAATCTCTATTTCGTTCCGTCTTTCAGATCTATAAATGTCGGTCTTGTTcttcatttttgtttgtttatcgtATACTATatgttgttctttatttttggattgtttgTTCCCCTCTGTTTAATATTATAGcttttgtgttattttctatttcttttaaatcGTTGCTTAGCAGAATACTAATTGCCTAAACAAAAAGCATCCGTATGTAAATTGTTTACTGCATCTGTGTTGGCTTGATTTTGGTTCTAGGAACCCGGTGGGAGTTGTGTTGGCTTGATTTTGGTTCTAGGAACCCAGTGGGAGTTGTGACGCACGTAGAGTTTATTTGGTAGTTTTTCTATATGGTAATAAAATGTCTTTTTAATTCGTTGTGAGTTGTGACATTCTGTTTCTTAGTTTTCTCAAAAAGTCTGTACttcagttttaaaaaaataataataatctaattggGATGCTTGTTGATATTGATAGGAATTGGAGAATTTCAACTGATTTGCTAATTGCAAAGGTTTTTGTCGATTTGGGTTTCATGATTATATACGGTGGAGATTGTCATGATTGGTGTATGCATATATGTTTTCTTTTCCATACTGCTGGGTGTTTGCATTAGTCAGATAGTGTTgggtatattttctttaaaataattgGGATTGTTTGAGTTCTGTTGGGTATGATTTGCAAATGGATTTTGATTGGAAGTTTTAGGTAGACCCATGGTATCTCTGTATATCTGCTGAATGGGAAGTTTTATGTGATTATTGATATATCCATATGGTGAAAATGCTCTGATTTTGGTTAAAGATAGAATTATATTCATCTGTGTTGCCTAGCCTTACATGAAGGGAAATTTAGTTGTAATCTTTTAAGTAAATAGGTTCCATGAGACTGATTAACGtaattttgatttgcttattgGTTGATGGTTTTACGAGACTGGTAAAAAGATGTGTTGGATATATTCTCTAATGATGTCATAACCAATTTCTTGTTCATTTATTGTCCTGGTTGATTTCTCGATGCATGCtggttctgaataaatttttcttcttttgatttttctgTTTTGGGTTAGCTTACAGGATTTAAAGATTGTCTTATTCCAATAGACGAATATTCTTGTCATATCCACTCTCGGAATAAGCTATTCTGGGGATATCCCTTTCATATCCCATCCCGATTCACGATTTCCCCTGTCCGGTTCAGTTCCTTTAGTGTCCGGTTCAGATTTTTTATGCTGCAGGACCGGACTACCTGTCACACTTATTCCACGTAGGGATATCCCATTCGGCGTATATCCCGGGTTGGGGATATCCTAAAAAGGGATATCCCGACCGGGTATATCCCATTCCAAGGATATCCCGGCATCGGTTTAAGGTTTTTTTGAAGGAAAATACTGGGCtattattaaaatacaaaaacacGAACAGGACTAAAATACGGACTCTAAAACTTAATAGGCCCAAAGCAAAACAAAAGCTTGGTAAAACAGGCCTAAATTTATCTGGGTCTAAATactatttaagaaaatattgtaTCTTCAATCCATAAAGATTGAATATAACTTTTCCAGAGtacgatattttttaaaaaaatgaaataaaattcaaaccatttttaaaataaattataaaacctcTTTCTTCCTTGATCTCTCTCACGTTCGGTTCTCCCTTTCTTCTCCCCCCCTTTTCCCCTTTCTtctactaattttctttttctctcttcgtACTTTATTGTCCTTTCTAACAAACCGTTGCCGCTGCTTCCACACACTTTCCAGCGTCTTACCTCCGATCAGGTTAGCTTCCTTCCCATCATTCGAAACTTAAATCCTCAAATATATCTATCCAATCCATTGTTTCTCATTTCTTCGGCGATTCTCTCTCACCCTAGGTCTCTTTTCAATGTTTTCCTGTGATTCTATTTTAGCCTTGGGTATCCACAGGCCAAAAAAACACACGCTATAGTAGGAAGAGAGTTTTCGTGAGAGAGAAACCCTATGTTTTCTCTGGCGTTTctggtttttgtgatttttgaaatTCGCTGCTTAAACGGAGACTCATTTCAGGtatcaatttcttttttagtttcaGCTTTCGAAATCTCTGTTTCGTTTG contains:
- the LOC107932476 gene encoding calcium uniporter protein 6, mitochondrial (The sequence of the model RefSeq protein was modified relative to this genomic sequence to represent the inferred CDS: added 66 bases not found in genome assembly), giving the protein MMEGMIVRTSPAFRGGLENLTFAEAKKLMRLVNVESLKTKLEMEGKEVIGYSELLEACKSMDVARSLNEAIAFARVLDEAGVVLVFRDKVYLHPEKVVDPIKDELKRLLEQKEEIDV